ATCGCGACAAGACGGTGGCTACAGGCAAACCAATTCCAACAAATCAAGAGAATTATTAATACAAAATTTAAATCTAAAATCTCGATTCTCATTCAATTGTTCCCTCTTGTCTTGTTCTCGACTACGCGATGCTACATCCAAAGTCACCCCTTATGCGCTCTGCACCAAAGTACCTTTTTGAGAGAGAGACCCCAGCCACCCGACTTTCTCATCGCTGCTGGCAAGGGAAAACCTGCCGCATACACGACTATACGAGACTGCCTGTACAAAGTACATCTACAGCGAGTGCCTGGACGGGCTGGATCTTATAGGTCgggctttttgttttattcAATTGACACGATAAGAGGCCCAATTGTCGGTATTTTTTGACAAGTACcattggcctttttcttgtcagATTGGGCACTGTCGAGACAAACCAATCGTGTGGTGTTTCGCAAAGTTGTTGTAAAGAAGCAAGACCGTAATATCTGTTGAAACCCTCTACCATTCGCTCTTTATCTAATTTTTTTGGCCATCTTAGGCTCAACAGTTTAAACGTTGGTTTCAAAAAATCCCAACTcaatcatcaacaagcaTCTGACACGCTAATAGGTGCTAGGATCTTGCTTCGATTCAGCAAGTTTGCCATTAGCTATATACGCAATCCAACGGACAGCTACTTTCTACTGCATACCTATCGAGTATTACTCAATGGAACAGTAGTCTTATACCTATTCGAGTCAcaagccatcttttttttgataGCCGGCCAGCGATAGAGGCATGTCCTGCTCCCGTTTTATTCGACTTATATACCACTAACATGGCATGCAGTCTTCATATCAATCTTTCTAATTGGTCTTTACTCAACTACTAGAGAGTCTTTCTCACGAGACTTGAGCGTTTCTACAATCTTGATAAACCATCCATACAGGTAGGCCAACGAAACCTTGCCTTTCCCTGGACTTCTTCTCACCCACCACCTCCAAAGCTCTGCATCTCATTCACTGCATCCATCCTTCCCTCGTCTAATTCACCCGTCCTCATATGCCAAGCCCAAACTTTCTCTCATCTTGGGGCCTCATAATCGTTCCATCCACTCAATTTCATCGCAACTTCAACCCCTCGCCTGCTCAACTTGCTTGACAGCCCCGTTGCCGGCTGGCAGCCCTTCTTGGCCCAGGCAACATTCACCTGCCAGTCactttggcctttttcttctcttcacccGCTGCTTCAGATTTTGGCTCAAGTCAGGTGACCGTGCTGCCTCTCGTTCAATCTGCATAACAAacatctcttcctttctgcCGCTtcccagccttcttctccttcacaCTTCTGCCCACaacactctcttcttttcaaccAAACATTCACTTGACCATCGGAATCTCTCAAAGAATTCCATTCGCTCTCACTGCATTAGTCAACTGCCTGACTGTGTGTTGGTTCAACTGCGCCATCGCTGTCTCTCTCATCGCTAATATCCGATTCTCATCGAGAAAGACTCAAAACGAACATGGCTCCTGCAAGCAAAGCCAATTATAAAACCTACGAGGCCCAAGCCCGTATGGTGCGAGCCATTGTTGCCGCTCATCCAGATGTCAAGTGGAATTACAAAGGTAAGCCGTGTTTGTCTTCATATGTTGCTGTACATCCTTCACCACCGTCCCTCTTCCATTgttctgcttcttttgcaGACTTGGAACATGTCTTATTCATCTGCTCTTCGCTGTTCTTGCCATCTCTATGTTTTATTTGGGGCGAAGGTTGACTCTTCGTCCCAGAAATCGTCGCTTGCTATGGATCCGACATGACTGAGCACGCGCTGAACCATCGATTCCGCCGCCTCAAAGCGCAAGTGGTCATCGTTCGCGAAGGCCGCGGCAAGGGGCTTGACCCAAAGAATATCTGTGCAGACGCGGATCTCCCGGCCACCATAGACGCCGTGGATACGAAGAGTATGCCTAGTCCTTGACTCCCAACTCTTGATCCCGCCCAACTGCTTCTCCCATCCAAAGCACTTCCGTCTGAATATGCATCTTGACTTGAATGCACAACACTCTTGCTTTCTCTGGTCACAATAGTGCCacatttctttttgttaCTGCTTTTCCCCAGCAAAGAGCTAACGCGTTGCCCCTATAGATATTGCAAAGTACTTTGGCCAGTCCACCGCAGACGGCATTCAGTTTCAGTTTCGTGGCATCAAGAAAGACGCCGATGTCCTTCGTAAAGTCGAGGGCGAAGGAGGCGATGTTGCCAACTGCCTCAACCTGGGCTCAGGCGGCCCCAGCGTCACTTCGACTCCATCTAAGCCAACTCCTGCTCGCAGCACGGGAAGCCGTACCGGCACTGGCACGGGTCGCAAGCGAGCTCGCAAGATGGACGtgctcgacatcatcaaacGATCTTCAtccgacgaagaagatgacgacgttGAGGACTGGAGCGGACATGAGATGACGCCtaccaagaagcccaagaagacCGGAGCCTTCCCGGGCCAGAGGAACGGGACTCCCTATCGCAGTGCTGCCGCCTTGGCCAACGTTACTATCGCTGAAGCCGCCAAGCAGCTTGACGCGAGCGACTCCCAGCCCGAAGCTGAGGCTCCAATGCCCTTCACAGCCTCCCCTTTTGCTACTGAAACCGTCATCATTAATCAGCCCGCCTACACCGGAAGGCCCGTTGGTATTGACCCCGGACCAGCTGGGGGAGGCGAGCCGCATTCAGTTTATGGAGGCTTCCAAGGCTATGGAGGCGCCCATTACTCTCAACAGCGCCACGGCGAGATCTAAACGGAGAtcctttctccttttctaCCCCATCATTCGATTGCAAGGAGAGTAATGTTGATTTCTCAATTTTCTCCGTTGAGTTTTCGCTTTATATTTCCCTTTCAACTTCCCTCGCACGGATAGTCGGCTGTTTAGCATCGAATAGGATGCTATATTGAGATGAAGATATGCGACTCTGATTGCGCATGTGTGTGACttggggagagagaaagactcTGCTTCTgactctttctctccatggattctgcccccccctttttttcttctttttcttcaatcttaTTGCTTTGTATTTTCTTATCGGCCCcctattctttttctcttctttcatctggGCGGCACATCTATTCTATTTCCTAGCAAATTTGCTCTTTCTTCATATTTCGTTTTCACATGCTTCATCTCACTTCTCATCTTAAAGGCAAAAGAGCCAATGAAGGGAGAACGGCGGTGGTTGATCTGACTCggtatttttcttttcctttttcttttcatttttatttcttttagcAACACAGTGCTCTCTAGCTGTTTTCACAGCAGTGCGGGCATCGCAAGGAATGGACGGTACGGGAAACGTCAAGGCAAGGATTTATTTATAGGGATTTGATCTTTATGCGCGCAGTAACTAAGGCTAGTGTCGGTacagttaaaaaaaaaaaaaggaatttGTGCTTTTGAACCTTGATATTGTGTGATGTTGTGTACAAAGTTTGTTGAAACAACATAAATTTCGAGATTTGACGGATTACCTTCGCCTTTTTTATAACTCTGGATTGTGTCTTGAAAATATTGTAATAGTACATGTTTGTTCTGTTGCCAGAGTTGATTCTGTGGCATAAAAGAGATTGCGAACCCTCCGTTTTTCGTCATGTCAGTAAACAAGTCGACTAAACCCTTGGATACATTCTCTCTACAATTTAAATTCTAACAAATAATGATGCCTTTCTCGCAGTAATTtgtacttttcttttcgcacCACCAGCCTCCTATATCCATTACTCACTCCCGCCCCCCTAATTCAAATACATGACCCGTGAAAGATGGCGAGTGGCATTTTCAGTTCGTCAATAGCCTCCACAGAGCCTCTGTATCTACGTAATCGTGGTGGATGATGTTCACCAGCCAGCGATCCTGGCCGATTTCGTTCAACAGCTTCTCGCTGTCCGAGCCTCGCCCATAGACCTTTGCCCACTCGGCCCAGATGTCAAAGGCCTCCTCGCACCAGGCGCGGAAGCTGACCTCTTCGATAATGGTTGGCGTGACGATTTCTTTGCCGGGGAAGACGCCCCATGTCACGGCGTTTGTGCTTGCGCTGACGGCAGCTCGGCTCGTGCCGCCGGTTGAGTCGGATGAAACAAAGTCGCCGTTGGCGTTGCTGGCGTAGAAGCAGACGACTTCCTCGTGTTCCTCAGAGGTGAGCTTGTCGTAGAGAATCTTCCAGTCTGCCGATGGGATGAAGAACTCTACAAACGATTTCTGGAAGACAAATCCAGAGGCAGGCCCCCATCCGAATGTGCCATGGTTTGACGGCAGGCCATTCACCGCGGGTTGGGAGGCAACAGTCCACCAGCCCTTTTTGTTCATCGCCTCTAGGCTAGACTTGATGATGTTGGATTCGGGAAGGAGATCTTCCTCGCTCCACGGGATGGCGGAAATTTCTCCTCGGATGTGTCGCACAAAAATGTCATTGATGTCGCTGGCCGTCTTTGGGTGACCCCAGAGGGAGACGGCTTGTGTGACAGACATGTGGATGCTGACGCCATATCCGTCAATCTCACCGTAGGCAGGTGAACGGGCATCACCGAATCTGCCGTTGGGGAAGTCATCCCACGTCGCCTCACGGCCAAGAGCTCCTTCGCCCTCGGAGATGGCCAGCGTGTTGGCACGTGTGTTGATGCTTTCGGCAGGGAGGCCGGCCTCTGTGCTGCTCGCTTCCCATTCGGGGTGCGCGGCGGCTCTTCCAACAATGACTCGGTTGTGGGGGTCGGAACCAACAGAAGATTGTCTCCTGGCTGTGCGGGAGTGACTGCGGCTCTGGCGAGGTGGAACATTCCCATTGACGCTGATTCTTGGAATCGATCGTTGGCCTGTCACCGCCGCCGGCACGGGCTCATCcacaacagcttcttcatcttctgggaCGTCAGGGATCAGTTTCGTCCTCTCCAGAATGAAGGAGATTGATTTCTCGAGGTTGAGAGTGTAGAAGTGGAAGCCTCTGGGGCCGGGAGTCCTGCTCTTGATTTCTCTAATCTGCTCTATCAGTTCGCTGAGGATATCAACGCCGACCATCTTGACCTTCTCGTCGTCTCCCTTTACAGCGTTTAGCCGGGCCATGATTTCTTCCGGCATCTCGGCATGGCTCAGCTTGGCCGTTCGCTTGATCATTGCGTAGCTTTGAATTGGCATCAAGCCAGGCAAGATGGGTATCGTCTTGAAGGCTCCGCTAGGGTGGTCTCTCAGGGTAGTCTCAAACTTCTCATAGGCCTTGAtgtcgaagaagagctgcgtCATGATGAAATCCGCCCCGGCCTGGACCTTGTCGACAAGATATGGGAGATCGTGCTCAAAGCTCTGTCCTTCGGGGTGgcttccatcgccatggccttcTGGATACGCAGCAACACCAATGCAAAAGTAGCTGCCATATTTCTTGCGGATATACTTGACAAGATCAATTGCCCATGTAAACTCCTCAGAGCCGGTCGGTTCGTCGGCGTCTCGGTACTCGGCGCGGGGCGGATCTCCTCTCAGAGCCAAGATGTTGCGAATGCCCAGCGCTCTCGCATCTTGCAGTGCCTGATCAACCATTGCTTGGCTCATGTTTGTGCATGTGAGATGGAGGCAAGTGGTGAGGCCAAGCTCTCGCTGACATAGCTCGGCAAGCTCGATTGATTTCTGGGCTGTTGAGCCGCCAGCTCCCCAGGTGACATTGACGAAGAGCGGTCGCAGGGCTCGTTCCATTCGTTGAAGGCGAACACGCAAGTTGGAGAAACCCATCTGTGTCTTGGGAGGGAAGAACTCCAGAGAGAAGTACTCTCCATCGGCCGGCAGCGCCGCGATTTTGTCTGTGATTTTGTCCATCGTGGTTTCGACAGATCGTTATGCGAGCAAGATTATGCTCTTGAGAGGGCGTTTCCAAGTTTCGAGGTAGAACAGCAAAAATTCA
This portion of the Trichoderma atroviride chromosome 6, complete sequence genome encodes:
- a CDS encoding uncharacterized protein (EggNog:ENOG41), with product MLHPKSPLMRSAPKLNSLNVLGSCFDSASLPLAIYAIQRTATFYCIPIEYYSMEHDRVFISIFLIGLYSTTRESFSRDLSVSTILINHPYRLKTNMAPASKANYKTYEAQARMVRAIVAAHPDVKWNYKEIVACYGSDMTEHALNHRFRRLKAQVVIVREGRGKGLDPKNICADADLPATIDAVDTKNIAKYFGQSTADGIQFQFRGIKKDADVLRKVEGEGGDVANCLNLGSGGPSVTSTPSKPTPARSTGSRTGTGTGRKRARKMDVLDIIKRSSSDEEDDDVEDWSGHEMTPTKKPKKTGAFPGQRNGTPYRSAAALANVTIAEAAKQLDASDSQPEAEAPMPFTASPFATETVIINQPAYTGRPVGIDPGPAGGGEPHSVYGGFQGYGGAHYSQQRHGEI